In a genomic window of Tripterygium wilfordii isolate XIE 37 chromosome 8, ASM1340144v1, whole genome shotgun sequence:
- the LOC120003698 gene encoding protein TPX2-like isoform X1 produces MAVTEESLTDGGIMIDETYEFSAPRFFDFVKGETNEDTRKAELWFDNALSYAPSPFMSRIKTTRRSVKVDTLCDFSEADQMQKVSESSDAAATEYPSEIKLQSNDKTTESKGEEVIRKEPKEENEKNLDVEISAVKEVACVGECKGEAANEKINSGGQVGTEACTPRPTVTSRKGELQATDSKKHQTARKIASLVQNPSALKAKTQLQSKVKSAKTSSVTRWDTNGKKTTGTPSLLAQDNQAIKRQKLEGGRSRQILTVKPPQNLPHKSKLGLTSSSLGLCYAVGNKMNKEDRKVYVREPAAPFVSMAEMMQKFQSSTRDLSLPYTNRFLSHDDTGSVIQSKPTLSLTRPKEPELETAQRIRLVKVKSTAELEEEMMAKIPKFKARPLNKKILEAPTLPVLPRSTPQPTQFQEFHFMRMSKAKDKEETASVASSRLSHQTNQWKPHQKDPKSPVLQTSLRARPPKVKSSFELEQEELEKVPKFKARPLNKKIFESKGEMGIFCNEKKHVTIPQEFHFATNERIPPAAAVNDLFDKLSLNSEPCNDKPLPRNTTPNPFHLHTEERGIQKERKLVTEIMQKQLEDERARIPRAYPYPYTTDYPVIPPKPEPKQCTKPEPFQLESLVRHEEEMQREAEERRRKEEEEAKLRIFKAQPVLKEDPIPLPEKVRKPLTQVHEVNLHVDHRAEDRAEFDHKVKEKEMIYKRYREESEAAKMIEEEKALKQLRRTMVPHARPMPSFDNPFCPQKACKEPTKPKSPKLRVTKRKEKRRVISTVAAVSSAASNMR; encoded by the exons ATGGCGGTCACCGAGGAATCGTTGACAGACGGTGGAATCATGATCGATGAGACCTATGAGTTCTCGGCGCCTCGGTTCTTTGACTTCGTTAAAGGAGAGACGAACGAGGATACTCGCAAAGCAGAGCTCTGGTTCGACAACGCCCTCAGCTACGCGCCTTCAC CTTTTATGTCTAGAATCAAGACAACTAGAAGATCAGTTAAGGTTGATACATTGTGCGACTTTAGCGAAGCAGACCAAATGCAGAAG GTCTCAGAATCATCGGATGCAGCAGCAACTGAGTATCCCTCAGAGATTAAGCTTCAATCCAATGACAAAACCACTGAAAGTAAGGGAGAAGAGGTGATCCGGAAGGAGCCAAAGGaagaaaacgagaaaaacctTGATGTTGAG ATTTCTGCCGTTAAGGAGGTTGCATGTGTAGGAGAATGTAAAGGGGAGGCAGCTAATGAAAAGATAAATTCGGGAGGTCAAGTGGGAACTGAAGCATGCACCCCTAGACCAACAGTGACTTCTCGAAAGGGAGAACTTCAAGCCACTGATTCCAAGAAGCACCAAACGGCTAGAAAGATAGCTAGTTTGGTTCAGAATCCATCTGCATTGAAGGCGAAAACTCAGTTGCAGTCTAAAGTTAAGAGTGCCAAGACATCCAGTGTGACGAGGTG GGACACAAATGGGAAGAAAACTACGGGGACTCCCAGTTTGTTGGCTCAAGATAACCAGGCTATTAAGCGGCAGAAGCTGGAAGGAGGTAGATCTAGACAG ATCCTTACTGTTAAACCACCCCAGAATCTGCCCCACAAATCAAAATTGGGTCTTACAAGTAGCAGTTTAGGCTTATGCTATGCAGTTGGTAATAAAATGAACAAAGAGGACAGAAAG GTTTATGTTCGGGAACCAGCTGCACCATTTGTTTCCATGGCAGAGATGATGCAGAAGTTTCAATCAAGTACTAGAGACTTGTCATTGCCATACACTAATCGCTTTCTTTCACAT GATGATACCGGTTCTGTTATCCAGAGCAAGCCTACTCTCTCTTTGACAAGACCTAAAGAACCTGAACTTGAAACTGCTCAGCGTATCCGTCTTGTAAAGGTAAAAAGCACTGCAGAGTTGGAAGAAGAGATGATGGCTAAAATCCCCAAGTTTAAAGCTCGACCATTAAACAAGAAG ATTCTAGAAGCGCCAACATTACCTGTATTACCAAGAAGTACACCACAGCCAACACAGTTTCAA GAATTCCACTTCATGAGAATGTCAAAGGCGAAAGACAAGGAAGAAACAGCTTCAGTAGCCTCATCAAGACTGTCTCATCAG ACTAATCAGTGGAAACCTCATCAAAAGGATCCTAAAAGTCCAGTTCTTCAAACGTCACTGAGGGCCCGTCCTCCCAAGGTGAAAAGTTCTTTTGAACTTGAGCAAGAGGAACTTGAAAAGGTTCCAAAGTTTAAGGCAAGACCTTTGAATAAGAAG ATATTTGAAAGCAAAGGGGAGATGGGAATTTTCTGCAATGAGAAAAAACACGTAACAATACCTCAAGAATTTCATTTTGCTACGAATGAGAGGATTCCACCGGCAGCTGCagtaaatgatttgtttgataag CTATCGTTGAATTCTGAACCTTGCAATGACAAACCATTGCCTAGAAATACAACACCCAATCCATTCCACCTTCACACAGAG GAAAGAGGCATTCAGAAAGAGAGGAAATTGGTGACAGAAATTATGCAGAAGCAGTTGGAAGATGAAAGAGCAAGGATTCCCAGGGCTTACCCTTATCCCTATACCACTGACTATCCTGTG ATTCCACCGAAACCTGAGCCCAAGCAATGCACAAAACCAGAGCCTTTCCAGCTGGAGAGTCTGGTTAGGCATGAGGAGGAAATGCAAAGGGAAgcagaagaaaggaggaggaaggaggaagaagaggccAAATTGAGGATATTTAAGGCACAGCCTGTCCTCAAAGA GGACCCCATCCCTTTGCCTGAAAAAGTGCGCAAACCTCTTACGCAAGTACACGAAGTTAATCTCCATGTAGACCACAGGGCTGAGGATAGAGCAGAATTCGATCATAAG GTCAAGGAGAAAGAGATGATATATAAGAGATACAGAGAAGAGAGTGAAGCTGCAAAGATG ATTGAGGAAGAGAAGGCATTGAAACAGTTGAGAAGGACAATGGTTCCACATGCAAGGCCTATGCCTAGTTTTGATAATCCATTCTGTCCACAGAA GGCTTGCAAAGAACCAACAAAGCCCAAGTCACCAAAATTGCGCGTCacgaaaaggaaagaaaagcgAAGAGTAATCAGCACTGTCGCTGCAGTTTCTAGTGCTGCTTCTAATATGAGGTGA
- the LOC120004529 gene encoding putative E3 ubiquitin-protein ligase RING1a isoform X2, with protein sequence MPAHKRPLLPDNLSNEDPEQENHQQHSKQSQPEDPELEEKPQEREEEEEEEEEGEADRVEELEEEGAESEAESESSSSEEKPEFVYVELPDIRKDVQCPICLGIIRKTRTVMECLHRFCRECIDKSMRLGNNECPACRTHCASRRSLRDDPNFDALIAVLYPDIDKYEQQEFAFQEEDENRNKQIQASIAEIFQRQSEALVRKRPLGKEAGGPLMTRPQRSTRTLFSRRRRNTRGAEPQASEDNEDGNEDNGGKDSSSADEHSVSVEIRPRRRKRRTAPRSFHPTSSAIKPDGGGAENDLIGNREKRGPSPGLVWNTEMLAWGRGGLRSNTRHGNAGGGNNRNSQSNRLSKLVEHLRGTEENDDEYVAHRTELQSEEVEILVKGYLSDGENRSTPNPSSSIDDEMKVLEGKDTLVKIKDKWPYSRHGLVLTYRQKASS encoded by the exons ATGCCTGCGCACAAGCGGCCTCTGCTTCCAGACAATCTAAGCAATGAAGACCCCGAACAAGAAAACCACCAGCAGCATAGCAAGCAATCACAACCTGAAGATCCAGAACTTGAAGAGAAGCCACAGGAacgggaagaagaggaggaggaggaggaggagggagaggCAGACCGAGTGGaagaacttgaagaagaaggaGCAG AGTCTGAAGCTGAGAGTGAATCTTCAAGTTCTGAAGAAAAACCAGA ATTTGTCTATGTGGAGCTGCCAGACATTCGTAAAGATGTGCAATGCCCCATTTGTCTTG GGATCATAAGGAAAACACGAACTGTGATGGAGTGCCTGCACCGCTTTTGCAGGGAATGCATTGACAAGTCAATGCGGTTGGG GAACAATGAGTGTCCTGCTTGCCGCACGCATTGTGCAAGCCGGCGTTCTTTGAGAGATGATCCAAATTTTGATGCCCTAATTGCAGTTTTGTATCCTGATATCGATAAATATGAGCAGCAG GAATTTGCTTTCCAAGAGGAGGATGAGAACCGAAATAAGCAG ATTCAAGCTTCAATTGCTGAAATATTTCAACGGCAATCAGAAGCACTGGTTAGAAAACGCCCACTGGGTAAAGAAGCAGGAGGTCCTTTGATGACAAGGCCACAACGTAGTACTCGGACTTTATTTTCAAGAAGGAGACGGAACACTAGAGGCGCTGAGCCTCAGGCCTCTGAAGATAATGAGGATGGAAATGAAGATAATGGAGGCAAGGATTCATCTTCCGCTGATGAGCACTCAGTCTCCGTCGAAATAAGGCCGAGAAGGCGCAAGAGAAGGACTGCACCGCGGTCTTTCCACCCGACTTCATCAGCAATCAAACCAGATGGCGGGGGTGCTGAAAATGATTTAATAGGGAACAGGGAGAAAAGGGGACCATCTCCTGGGCTTGTGTGGAACACAGAAATGCTTGCTTGGGGCAGAGGTGGTCTTAGAAGTAACACACGGCATGGAAATGCTGGTGGCGGCAACAATAGAAATTCTCAAAGCAATCGCTTGTCGAAGCTCGTGGAACATCTCCGGGGCACTGAGGAAAATGATGATGAG TATGTTGCTCACCGAACAGAACTGCAGTCTGAAGAAGTTGAAATATTAGTAAAAGGGTATCTAAGTGATGGTGAGAACCGATCCACTCCAAATCCTTCGAGCTCCATTGATGATGAGATGAAAGTTTTGGAGGGGAAAGATACGTTGGTAAAGATTAAAGACAAGTGGCCATACAGTAGGCATGGTTTG GTTCTTACATATCGCCAGAAAGCGAGTAGTTAG
- the LOC120003624 gene encoding non-specific lipid-transfer protein 13-like — protein MSQCLRERLVGGAEEFNVRDLKRSNILNLGKRPTTAKGFQRDVLNAAVLLLGSKLEIQIAVTQSRVSLCEGVADYFTYCLNYLVGFYYKPTTKCCKHIKKLNTLAKHRFGPRNICWCIEYMMKGAGPPLLSSRIDELPAKCHTHLSFPISESMDCNKVK, from the exons ATGTCTCAATGTCTTCGGGAGAGGCTAGTCGGTGGAGCGGAGGAGTTTAACGTTAGGGATCTTAAACGGTCGAATATTTTGAATTTGGGGAAGAGACCAACAACAGCCA AAGGATTCCAGAGGGATGTATTAAACGCTGCCGTTTTGCTACTAGGTAGTAAATTGGAAATCCAA ATCGCTGTGACTCAGTCTAGAGTCTCTCTTTGTGAAGGTGTTGCGGACTATTTCACTTACTGTCTGAACTATTTGGTGGGATTCTACTATAAACCAACAACAAAATGTTGCAAGCATATTAAGAAACTGAACACACTGGCAAAGCACAGATTTGGGCCAAGAAACATATGCTGGTGCATTGAGTACATGATGAAAGGAGCGGGGCCTCCGCTGCTTTCGTCGCGTATCGATGAACTTCCGGCGAAATGTCACACACATCTCAGTTTCCCCATCTCAGAAAGCATGGATTGCAACAA GGTTAAATGA
- the LOC120003322 gene encoding pentatricopeptide repeat-containing protein At1g77360, mitochondrial-like isoform X2, with the protein MMAARDKKRHYLDPQPPSDSNNPNKKPKLQNFPSYLETPNLSPKLKLLCEIIATTPSASVEKLLDETGIRVSREDVEQILKLSYSFPGPAVKFFRWSGRQLSDKLSPYAWNLVVDLLGKNSLFDAMWDAIKSMRRTSMVSLATFASVFSSYVMVDRVKDVIMTFDVMDQYGVARDIIALNSLLSAICQGGRTTSAVEFLRIAKERIRPDTDTYAILLEGWETEGDKVGARGTFSDMVCEIGWNPQNVPAYTSFLCTLVKGRAGVDEAIKFFVTMIERGCCPGIKFFEVAMEECLRTCDVRAAEFLWESMLKICVKPDITIRNFMDAGEVYMAIKVWKCMLDNHDSDLEETGNFLVVGLRDLDMIPEAVKYAELMIEKGIRLASSSMSKLKQRLYKAGKESVYEDLSKKWKAN; encoded by the exons ATGATGGCTGCCAGAGACAAGAAAAGACATTACCTCGACCCCCAACCTCCTTCGGACTCTAACAACCCTAATAAAAAACCCAAACTTCAGAACTTTCCTTCCTACCTAGAAACCCCAAATCTCTCTCCCAAATTGAAACTTCTTTGCGAAATCATCGCCACCACCCCATCCGCCTCCGTCGAGAAGCTCCTCGACGAAACCGGAATTCGCGTCTCCCGAGAAGATGTTGAACAAATTCTCAAGCTCTCCTACTCCTTCCCCGGCCCCGCCGTCAAGTTCTTCCGGTGGTCCGGCCGCCAGCTTAGTGACAAGCTCAGCCCTTACGCCTGGAACCTCGTTGTCGATTTACTGGGAAAGAATTCCCTTTTCGATGCTATGTGGGATGCTATCAAGTCCATGCGGAGGACGAGCATGGTGTCCCTTGCGACTTTCGCCTCTGTCTTCAGCAGCTACGTCATGGTCGATCGTGTTAAGGATGTCATCATGACGTTCGACGTAATGGATCAATACGGCGTTGCTCGAGACATAATTGCTTTGAATTCATTGCTTAGCGCAATTTGCCAGGGTGGGAGGACTACGAGTGCAGTCGAGTTCTTGCGTATTGCCAAAGAGAGGATACGTCCGGACACCGACACCTATGCGATTCTGTTGGAGGGTTGGGAAACTGAAGGGGATAAGGTTGGTGCCAGGGGAACCTTCTCTGATATGGTGTGTGAAATTGGGTGGAATCCGCAGAATGTGCCCGCTTATACCTCGTTTCTGTGTACCTTGGTTAAGGGTCGGGCTGGGGTTGATGAGGCTATCAAGTTTTTTGTGACTATGATAGAAAGGGGTTGTTGTCCAGGTATTAAGTTCTTTGAGGTTGCAATGGAGGAGTGCTTGAGAACTTGTGATGTCAGAGCCGCAGAGTTTCTCTGGGAGTCCATGCTAAAGATCTGTGTCAAACCCGACATCA CAATTAGAAATTTCATGGATGCTGGGGAGGTTTATATGGCCATTAAAGTTTGGAAGTGCATGTTAGACAATCATGATTCTGACTTGGAGGAGACCGGAAACTTCTTGGTGGTTGGGCTTCGTGATCTCGATATGATCCCAGAAGCTGttaaatatgctgagcttatgATTGAGAAGGGGATCAGGCTGGCCTCTTCATCAATGTCCAAGTTGAAACAGAGACTTTACAAAGCCGGCAAGGAGTCTGTGTATGAGGATCTTTCGAAAAAGTGGAAAGCCAATTAG
- the LOC120003322 gene encoding pentatricopeptide repeat-containing protein At1g77360, mitochondrial-like isoform X1 yields MMAARDKKRHYLDPQPPSDSNNPNKKPKLQNFPSYLETPNLSPKLKLLCEIIATTPSASVEKLLDETGIRVSREDVEQILKLSYSFPGPAVKFFRWSGRQLSDKLSPYAWNLVVDLLGKNSLFDAMWDAIKSMRRTSMVSLATFASVFSSYVMVDRVKDVIMTFDVMDQYGVARDIIALNSLLSAICQGGRTTSAVEFLRIAKERIRPDTDTYAILLEGWETEGDKVGARGTFSDMVCEIGWNPQNVPAYTSFLCTLVKGRAGVDEAIKFFVTMIERGCCPGIKFFEVAMEECLRTCDVRAAEFLWESMLKICVKPDISMYNNMIALYCYSNKIDAAKSIFDDMVCNGAFPDTQTYNIMFQFFLKIRKLREASVLFKEMIKNECIPNQANCIAAIRNFMDAGEVYMAIKVWKCMLDNHDSDLEETGNFLVVGLRDLDMIPEAVKYAELMIEKGIRLASSSMSKLKQRLYKAGKESVYEDLSKKWKAN; encoded by the coding sequence ATGATGGCTGCCAGAGACAAGAAAAGACATTACCTCGACCCCCAACCTCCTTCGGACTCTAACAACCCTAATAAAAAACCCAAACTTCAGAACTTTCCTTCCTACCTAGAAACCCCAAATCTCTCTCCCAAATTGAAACTTCTTTGCGAAATCATCGCCACCACCCCATCCGCCTCCGTCGAGAAGCTCCTCGACGAAACCGGAATTCGCGTCTCCCGAGAAGATGTTGAACAAATTCTCAAGCTCTCCTACTCCTTCCCCGGCCCCGCCGTCAAGTTCTTCCGGTGGTCCGGCCGCCAGCTTAGTGACAAGCTCAGCCCTTACGCCTGGAACCTCGTTGTCGATTTACTGGGAAAGAATTCCCTTTTCGATGCTATGTGGGATGCTATCAAGTCCATGCGGAGGACGAGCATGGTGTCCCTTGCGACTTTCGCCTCTGTCTTCAGCAGCTACGTCATGGTCGATCGTGTTAAGGATGTCATCATGACGTTCGACGTAATGGATCAATACGGCGTTGCTCGAGACATAATTGCTTTGAATTCATTGCTTAGCGCAATTTGCCAGGGTGGGAGGACTACGAGTGCAGTCGAGTTCTTGCGTATTGCCAAAGAGAGGATACGTCCGGACACCGACACCTATGCGATTCTGTTGGAGGGTTGGGAAACTGAAGGGGATAAGGTTGGTGCCAGGGGAACCTTCTCTGATATGGTGTGTGAAATTGGGTGGAATCCGCAGAATGTGCCCGCTTATACCTCGTTTCTGTGTACCTTGGTTAAGGGTCGGGCTGGGGTTGATGAGGCTATCAAGTTTTTTGTGACTATGATAGAAAGGGGTTGTTGTCCAGGTATTAAGTTCTTTGAGGTTGCAATGGAGGAGTGCTTGAGAACTTGTGATGTCAGAGCCGCAGAGTTTCTCTGGGAGTCCATGCTAAAGATCTGTGTCAAACCCGACATCAGTATGTATAATAATATGATTGCTTTATATTGTTATAGTAACAAAATCGATGCTGCAAAGAGTATTTTCGATGACATGGTTTGTAACGGGGCATTCCCAGATACACAGACCTACAATATCATGTTTCAATTCTTCCTTAAAATTAGGAAGTTAAGAGAGGCTTCAGTGTTATTCAAGGAGATGATCAAGAATGAATGTATACCTAATCAAGCAAATTGCATTGCAGCAATTAGAAATTTCATGGATGCTGGGGAGGTTTATATGGCCATTAAAGTTTGGAAGTGCATGTTAGACAATCATGATTCTGACTTGGAGGAGACCGGAAACTTCTTGGTGGTTGGGCTTCGTGATCTCGATATGATCCCAGAAGCTGttaaatatgctgagcttatgATTGAGAAGGGGATCAGGCTGGCCTCTTCATCAATGTCCAAGTTGAAACAGAGACTTTACAAAGCCGGCAAGGAGTCTGTGTATGAGGATCTTTCGAAAAAGTGGAAAGCCAATTAG
- the LOC120004529 gene encoding putative E3 ubiquitin-protein ligase RING1a isoform X1, protein MPAHKRPLLPDNLSNEDPEQENHQQHSKQSQPEDPELEEKPQEREEEEEEEEEGEADRVEELEEEGAESEAESESSSSEEKPEFVYVELPDIRKDVQCPICLGIIRKTRTVMECLHRFCRECIDKSMRLGNNECPACRTHCASRRSLRDDPNFDALIAVLYPDIDKYEQQEFAFQEEDENRNKQIQASIAEIFQRQSEALVRKRPLGKEAGGPLMTRPQRSTRTLFSRRRRNTRGAEPQASEDNEDGNEDNGGKDSSSADEHSVSVEIRPRRRKRRTAPRSFHPTSSAIKPDGGGAENDLIGNREKRGPSPGLVWNTEMLAWGRGGLRSNTRHGNAGGGNNRNSQSNRLSKLVEHLRGTEENDDELNVHLMLVSLDKQSMPSLQRPYLCCRPSVSVKQLCDYVAHRTELQSEEVEILVKGYLSDGENRSTPNPSSSIDDEMKVLEGKDTLVKIKDKWPYSRHGLVLTYRQKASS, encoded by the exons ATGCCTGCGCACAAGCGGCCTCTGCTTCCAGACAATCTAAGCAATGAAGACCCCGAACAAGAAAACCACCAGCAGCATAGCAAGCAATCACAACCTGAAGATCCAGAACTTGAAGAGAAGCCACAGGAacgggaagaagaggaggaggaggaggaggagggagaggCAGACCGAGTGGaagaacttgaagaagaaggaGCAG AGTCTGAAGCTGAGAGTGAATCTTCAAGTTCTGAAGAAAAACCAGA ATTTGTCTATGTGGAGCTGCCAGACATTCGTAAAGATGTGCAATGCCCCATTTGTCTTG GGATCATAAGGAAAACACGAACTGTGATGGAGTGCCTGCACCGCTTTTGCAGGGAATGCATTGACAAGTCAATGCGGTTGGG GAACAATGAGTGTCCTGCTTGCCGCACGCATTGTGCAAGCCGGCGTTCTTTGAGAGATGATCCAAATTTTGATGCCCTAATTGCAGTTTTGTATCCTGATATCGATAAATATGAGCAGCAG GAATTTGCTTTCCAAGAGGAGGATGAGAACCGAAATAAGCAG ATTCAAGCTTCAATTGCTGAAATATTTCAACGGCAATCAGAAGCACTGGTTAGAAAACGCCCACTGGGTAAAGAAGCAGGAGGTCCTTTGATGACAAGGCCACAACGTAGTACTCGGACTTTATTTTCAAGAAGGAGACGGAACACTAGAGGCGCTGAGCCTCAGGCCTCTGAAGATAATGAGGATGGAAATGAAGATAATGGAGGCAAGGATTCATCTTCCGCTGATGAGCACTCAGTCTCCGTCGAAATAAGGCCGAGAAGGCGCAAGAGAAGGACTGCACCGCGGTCTTTCCACCCGACTTCATCAGCAATCAAACCAGATGGCGGGGGTGCTGAAAATGATTTAATAGGGAACAGGGAGAAAAGGGGACCATCTCCTGGGCTTGTGTGGAACACAGAAATGCTTGCTTGGGGCAGAGGTGGTCTTAGAAGTAACACACGGCATGGAAATGCTGGTGGCGGCAACAATAGAAATTCTCAAAGCAATCGCTTGTCGAAGCTCGTGGAACATCTCCGGGGCACTGAGGAAAATGATGATGAG TTAAATGTTCATCTCATGCTTGTTTCTTTGGACAAACAAAGTATGCCAAGTTTGCAACGGCCATACCTTTGCTGTCGACCAAGCGTGTCAGTTAAACAACTATGTGAT TATGTTGCTCACCGAACAGAACTGCAGTCTGAAGAAGTTGAAATATTAGTAAAAGGGTATCTAAGTGATGGTGAGAACCGATCCACTCCAAATCCTTCGAGCTCCATTGATGATGAGATGAAAGTTTTGGAGGGGAAAGATACGTTGGTAAAGATTAAAGACAAGTGGCCATACAGTAGGCATGGTTTG GTTCTTACATATCGCCAGAAAGCGAGTAGTTAG
- the LOC120003698 gene encoding protein TPX2-like isoform X2, translated as MAVTEESLTDGGIMIDETYEFSAPRFFDFVKGETNEDTRKAELWFDNALSYAPSPFMSRIKTTRRSVKVDTLCDFSEADQMQKVSESSDAAATEYPSEIKLQSNDKTTESKGEEVIRKEPKEENEKNLDVEISAVKEVACVGECKGEAANEKINSGGQVGTEACTPRPTVTSRKGELQATDSKKHQTARKIASLVQNPSALKAKTQLQSKVKSAKTSSVTRDTNGKKTTGTPSLLAQDNQAIKRQKLEGGRSRQILTVKPPQNLPHKSKLGLTSSSLGLCYAVGNKMNKEDRKVYVREPAAPFVSMAEMMQKFQSSTRDLSLPYTNRFLSHDDTGSVIQSKPTLSLTRPKEPELETAQRIRLVKVKSTAELEEEMMAKIPKFKARPLNKKILEAPTLPVLPRSTPQPTQFQEFHFMRMSKAKDKEETASVASSRLSHQTNQWKPHQKDPKSPVLQTSLRARPPKVKSSFELEQEELEKVPKFKARPLNKKIFESKGEMGIFCNEKKHVTIPQEFHFATNERIPPAAAVNDLFDKLSLNSEPCNDKPLPRNTTPNPFHLHTEERGIQKERKLVTEIMQKQLEDERARIPRAYPYPYTTDYPVIPPKPEPKQCTKPEPFQLESLVRHEEEMQREAEERRRKEEEEAKLRIFKAQPVLKEDPIPLPEKVRKPLTQVHEVNLHVDHRAEDRAEFDHKVKEKEMIYKRYREESEAAKMIEEEKALKQLRRTMVPHARPMPSFDNPFCPQKACKEPTKPKSPKLRVTKRKEKRRVISTVAAVSSAASNMR; from the exons ATGGCGGTCACCGAGGAATCGTTGACAGACGGTGGAATCATGATCGATGAGACCTATGAGTTCTCGGCGCCTCGGTTCTTTGACTTCGTTAAAGGAGAGACGAACGAGGATACTCGCAAAGCAGAGCTCTGGTTCGACAACGCCCTCAGCTACGCGCCTTCAC CTTTTATGTCTAGAATCAAGACAACTAGAAGATCAGTTAAGGTTGATACATTGTGCGACTTTAGCGAAGCAGACCAAATGCAGAAG GTCTCAGAATCATCGGATGCAGCAGCAACTGAGTATCCCTCAGAGATTAAGCTTCAATCCAATGACAAAACCACTGAAAGTAAGGGAGAAGAGGTGATCCGGAAGGAGCCAAAGGaagaaaacgagaaaaacctTGATGTTGAG ATTTCTGCCGTTAAGGAGGTTGCATGTGTAGGAGAATGTAAAGGGGAGGCAGCTAATGAAAAGATAAATTCGGGAGGTCAAGTGGGAACTGAAGCATGCACCCCTAGACCAACAGTGACTTCTCGAAAGGGAGAACTTCAAGCCACTGATTCCAAGAAGCACCAAACGGCTAGAAAGATAGCTAGTTTGGTTCAGAATCCATCTGCATTGAAGGCGAAAACTCAGTTGCAGTCTAAAGTTAAGAGTGCCAAGACATCCAGTGTGACGAG GGACACAAATGGGAAGAAAACTACGGGGACTCCCAGTTTGTTGGCTCAAGATAACCAGGCTATTAAGCGGCAGAAGCTGGAAGGAGGTAGATCTAGACAG ATCCTTACTGTTAAACCACCCCAGAATCTGCCCCACAAATCAAAATTGGGTCTTACAAGTAGCAGTTTAGGCTTATGCTATGCAGTTGGTAATAAAATGAACAAAGAGGACAGAAAG GTTTATGTTCGGGAACCAGCTGCACCATTTGTTTCCATGGCAGAGATGATGCAGAAGTTTCAATCAAGTACTAGAGACTTGTCATTGCCATACACTAATCGCTTTCTTTCACAT GATGATACCGGTTCTGTTATCCAGAGCAAGCCTACTCTCTCTTTGACAAGACCTAAAGAACCTGAACTTGAAACTGCTCAGCGTATCCGTCTTGTAAAGGTAAAAAGCACTGCAGAGTTGGAAGAAGAGATGATGGCTAAAATCCCCAAGTTTAAAGCTCGACCATTAAACAAGAAG ATTCTAGAAGCGCCAACATTACCTGTATTACCAAGAAGTACACCACAGCCAACACAGTTTCAA GAATTCCACTTCATGAGAATGTCAAAGGCGAAAGACAAGGAAGAAACAGCTTCAGTAGCCTCATCAAGACTGTCTCATCAG ACTAATCAGTGGAAACCTCATCAAAAGGATCCTAAAAGTCCAGTTCTTCAAACGTCACTGAGGGCCCGTCCTCCCAAGGTGAAAAGTTCTTTTGAACTTGAGCAAGAGGAACTTGAAAAGGTTCCAAAGTTTAAGGCAAGACCTTTGAATAAGAAG ATATTTGAAAGCAAAGGGGAGATGGGAATTTTCTGCAATGAGAAAAAACACGTAACAATACCTCAAGAATTTCATTTTGCTACGAATGAGAGGATTCCACCGGCAGCTGCagtaaatgatttgtttgataag CTATCGTTGAATTCTGAACCTTGCAATGACAAACCATTGCCTAGAAATACAACACCCAATCCATTCCACCTTCACACAGAG GAAAGAGGCATTCAGAAAGAGAGGAAATTGGTGACAGAAATTATGCAGAAGCAGTTGGAAGATGAAAGAGCAAGGATTCCCAGGGCTTACCCTTATCCCTATACCACTGACTATCCTGTG ATTCCACCGAAACCTGAGCCCAAGCAATGCACAAAACCAGAGCCTTTCCAGCTGGAGAGTCTGGTTAGGCATGAGGAGGAAATGCAAAGGGAAgcagaagaaaggaggaggaaggaggaagaagaggccAAATTGAGGATATTTAAGGCACAGCCTGTCCTCAAAGA GGACCCCATCCCTTTGCCTGAAAAAGTGCGCAAACCTCTTACGCAAGTACACGAAGTTAATCTCCATGTAGACCACAGGGCTGAGGATAGAGCAGAATTCGATCATAAG GTCAAGGAGAAAGAGATGATATATAAGAGATACAGAGAAGAGAGTGAAGCTGCAAAGATG ATTGAGGAAGAGAAGGCATTGAAACAGTTGAGAAGGACAATGGTTCCACATGCAAGGCCTATGCCTAGTTTTGATAATCCATTCTGTCCACAGAA GGCTTGCAAAGAACCAACAAAGCCCAAGTCACCAAAATTGCGCGTCacgaaaaggaaagaaaagcgAAGAGTAATCAGCACTGTCGCTGCAGTTTCTAGTGCTGCTTCTAATATGAGGTGA